GAATGTAATATATAAGACCAGTACCctcaaacaaaagaaaggatTCACTAAGACCCAAAAAGACTTCTTAGTATATACCAAAGCTTGTCTTAGAAATAACAAGGTTGAGCAGCtatcaaaatttcaagAGGTGGTtgcatttttgaaatcgGGAAATCAACATGAACTGTTATTTAATCGCCATCATCCGTTAGCAAATGTAAATGAActtgaaaaagtaaagcTTGCTGCTAGACGTGTAGGATTGGAAAGCCCCGAGTAAGCTGATGTCCAAAAGTGGTGAATTGATGATTTATCTGACGATATACTCGACTGCCTTTTCCGTTATAGagcttattaaaaaatttcaaggGTGTACTTTATCTCAATTTTGCgcattaaaaatttactttttccgCAAAACCTCGTCCGAAATTACTCGTTAGTTTTTTTGAACTGTTTCTTAGTGATGTCTTTTACTACATGCTAATAACGAAATTCTGAATTCTTTGTgaccaaaaaaatatattttttaacactTGAGTTATGCTATGCTCTGTGCTTTATGGAAGTTTAAAATTATCACCCTTACTACTTGTACCGgaagatttttaaatgagCGTCCTAATGCTCCTGAATTAATATATACAAGAGTCAGGATAGGCAAGTACTTACGGaaaggaaatgaaatttttggaattctcttttttgtCCTGCTAAAATTGCAATATATTAGAAATGGTCTTATGAAAAACACTTAAGAATATCATATTTAGTTGTAAACccattttaatgaatttttgaaaagaactTTAGAAAATATGTGCCAGTATAAAGATTGAGTTTCAATTATCAATTaatgaaaagcaaattgaaaagttatTCCTAATGCCATAAAAAGGCGAACAATTTTAACATcgtaaataaaagtaagtAACAATACCATGATGTTActtgaaaaagtaaatcaTCGCCAAGATACAAAATGTCAATCTACCAAGATCAGATTCGTCCTCAAATTGGTTTTGTTTGCTACAGGCTATTAAAGTAGTACAATTGTTTGTTGAAGGTATGCTcgtttgttaaaaataatataatttgATTTCCTGCAATTTTGGCGGGTATACTTTTCGAGTCTGCATTATAACATGCGCATGTagtataaaatataatgtttCACATCTATTTGACAATTGACACTAACTTGAAAAAGATCCTAAccctttaaaattttgaaaaccttcacaaaaaaattgacttCTATTTCCTGCGACTAAGAGTGTTCTGATTGAAATTGACATTAGTAGGGGAAATTATAATTAATATCTTTCATATCAAGAcactttaaattttaattctatttgattttgatttcCTTGCGTTTTTAATGCGCTAACGGCAAACGTTCATtgatttcataaaaaagtttcGTCGGGTTCTATACACCTCAGGTTTTCAACCaatattaatatataatttgaaaatatatcTATCCTTTTTGCTACGATGAGTGAACCGGCTGTTGTCTCTATCCTCGATACGGATCTTTACAAACTCACCATGCTTCAAGCCGTTTTAGAGCATTATCCGGATGCTCAAGTATCATATAAGTATACAAACCGGTCCCCAAAAATGGCATTAA
This portion of the Schizosaccharomyces pombe strain 972h- genome assembly, chromosome: I genome encodes:
- the fmc1 gene encoding F1F0 ATP synthase assembly factor Fmc1; its protein translation is MSTPTTVYRSLLRQLREMNVIYKTSTLKQKKGFTKTQKDFLVYTKACLRNNKVEQLSKFQEVVAFLKSGNQHELLFNRHHPLANVNELEKVKLAARRVGLESPE